The following proteins come from a genomic window of Nostoc sp. KVJ3:
- a CDS encoding IS4 family transposase, which yields MLPPLYQTSLENQLSESELLFLNLLINVLQDIKEVSLEKIANALPVPILFESRRKKIQRFLSVPVLNIERIWFPIIKDWLTQNFSENQRIYLVIDRTKWQRKNLMMISLIYEQRAIPIYWEFLPRMGNSNFEEQSKIFSQVLGLFNKYQPVILGDREFCSVKLANWLRQQEVQFCLRLKKNEFIQNEDEILYSLDSLGLEPGVSLFLQNIKVTKSQKIQGFNLAAKWKRKLKGWSTEEGWFILTNLNDLASAINAYKKRFDIEEMFRDFKSGGYKLEDTNVSGNRLISLILIISFAYSMSTFQGQKIKRIGVQKYVARVKEYGRVTRRHSSFYVGLYSQTWVSFIDNCWCIVQKLMRLNSNKIEYYLRGMRAMELILSTF from the coding sequence ATGTTACCTCCATTGTATCAAACTAGCTTAGAAAATCAACTCTCAGAGTCCGAATTGTTGTTTTTAAACTTGCTGATTAATGTCCTACAAGATATTAAAGAAGTAAGTCTAGAAAAAATAGCTAATGCTTTACCTGTACCAATATTATTTGAAAGCAGACGCAAGAAAATTCAAAGATTCTTATCAGTGCCAGTACTGAATATCGAGAGAATTTGGTTTCCGATAATAAAAGACTGGTTAACTCAAAATTTTTCGGAGAATCAAAGAATTTATTTGGTGATTGATAGGACGAAATGGCAGCGAAAGAATTTGATGATGATTAGTTTAATTTACGAGCAAAGGGCTATCCCAATCTATTGGGAATTTTTACCCAGAATGGGAAATAGTAATTTTGAGGAGCAATCAAAAATATTTTCTCAAGTACTAGGATTATTCAACAAATATCAACCAGTTATATTAGGGGACAGAGAATTTTGCTCTGTAAAGTTAGCTAACTGGCTCAGGCAGCAAGAAGTACAGTTTTGTTTGAGATTAAAAAAGAATGAGTTTATTCAAAATGAAGATGAAATTTTGTACTCCCTTGATAGCTTAGGTTTAGAACCGGGAGTTTCTCTATTTTTACAAAATATTAAGGTTACAAAAAGTCAAAAGATTCAAGGTTTCAATCTAGCTGCTAAATGGAAGCGAAAGCTCAAAGGATGGTCAACAGAAGAAGGGTGGTTTATCTTAACAAACTTAAACGATCTTGCCTCGGCTATTAATGCTTATAAAAAGCGGTTTGACATTGAAGAGATGTTTCGAGACTTTAAAAGTGGTGGTTACAAGCTAGAAGATACAAATGTTTCGGGTAATCGTTTGATATCTCTGATATTAATAATATCTTTTGCTTATAGTATGTCCACTTTTCAAGGGCAAAAAATTAAGCGTATTGGTGTACAAAAATATGTTGCTAGAGTCAAAGAATATGGACGAGTGACCAGGAGGCATAGCAGTTTTTATGTCGGGTTATATAGTCAAACCTGGGTAAGTTTTATAGATAATTGTTGGTGTATTGTTCAAAAATTAATGAGATTAAATAGCAATAAGATCGAGTATTATTTACGAGGTATGAGGGCTATGGAGCTTATTTTGTCTACGTTTTAG
- a CDS encoding phosphonate dehydrogenase — protein sequence MKPKVVITHWVHPEIITNLSEYCSVVANPTRETLPREEILKLAQDAEALMVFMPDRIDEAFLKACPKLKIIAGALKGYDNFDVDACTRQGIWFTIVPSLLAVPTAELTIGLIIGLARQMLPGDRLIRQGTFAGWRPHLYGMGLANRTLGIVGMGSLGQALAQRLSSFEMNLIYTDAIPLPKEKAAAWRLSQVSLDTLLATSDFVVLMVPLQPETFHLINETSLARMKPGSFLINPCRGSVVDEQAVSDALASGHLAGYAADVFELEDWARSDRPSKIPPSLLHKQDQTFFTPHLGSAVDDLRYDIAIEASQNILQALQGDSPQGAINCPS from the coding sequence ATGAAACCCAAAGTTGTTATTACCCACTGGGTTCACCCGGAAATTATTACAAACTTAAGTGAGTATTGCTCAGTCGTTGCAAATCCAACTAGAGAGACTTTACCGCGTGAAGAAATTCTCAAGTTGGCGCAGGACGCTGAAGCTTTGATGGTTTTTATGCCAGATCGAATCGATGAGGCGTTTCTGAAAGCTTGTCCAAAATTAAAGATTATTGCCGGAGCATTGAAGGGTTACGATAACTTTGATGTTGATGCTTGCACTCGTCAAGGTATTTGGTTCACCATCGTGCCTAGCTTATTAGCTGTGCCAACAGCTGAGTTGACCATTGGATTGATTATCGGGTTAGCCCGCCAGATGTTGCCAGGCGATCGCTTGATTCGTCAAGGCACATTTGCAGGTTGGCGACCGCATCTATACGGTATGGGATTAGCAAACCGAACACTGGGGATCGTTGGTATGGGCAGTCTAGGGCAAGCTCTGGCTCAACGGCTTTCCAGTTTTGAAATGAACTTAATTTACACCGATGCGATACCTTTACCCAAGGAAAAAGCAGCAGCTTGGCGCTTGTCACAGGTTTCTCTAGATACGCTATTGGCAACCAGTGATTTTGTTGTGCTGATGGTTCCTCTACAACCAGAAACGTTTCATCTGATAAATGAAACATCTTTAGCACGTATGAAACCAGGGAGTTTCTTAATCAATCCCTGTCGCGGCTCAGTAGTTGATGAACAAGCGGTGAGTGATGCTTTAGCCTCTGGACATTTAGCAGGTTATGCAGCTGATGTCTTTGAACTAGAAGATTGGGCCCGTAGCGATCGCCCATCGAAAATTCCTCCATCTTTGTTACATAAACAAGACCAAACCTTTTTTACTCCCCATTTAGGATCGGCAGTGGATGATTTACGATATGACATAGCTATAGAAGCATCTCAAAATATTTTACAAGCCTTACAAGGTGATTCTCCTCAAGGAGCAATCAATTGTCCAAGTTAG
- a CDS encoding LysR family transcriptional regulator: protein MDKLKSLMIFIRSAQSGSFSEAARHLGMAPSAVSRAVLRLEDDLGVRLLQRTTRSLTLTEDGNRFYQRSEQILNDLEEAELEVKQSQSMPLGTLRLDLSFVFGKIHIAPALLQFVTQYPKLNLNVSFNDRVIDLIEEGIDATVRIGMSSDSRLIMHHLATARYITCASPQYLAQYGTPTIPTELLQHRCVNFIYPQTGREPKWKFEQDGKAIDLCVESYLRFDNSEVILEAVIQGAGIVQFPKFIAAKAIARGDLQPILQSYATQVGLPISVLYPQKRYLCAKVRVFVEFMTELMAALKRVDIVD, encoded by the coding sequence ATGGACAAGCTCAAAAGCCTGATGATTTTTATCCGCTCCGCTCAATCTGGCAGCTTTTCGGAGGCAGCACGACACTTAGGTATGGCTCCTTCAGCCGTGAGTCGAGCCGTATTGCGCTTGGAAGATGACTTGGGGGTGCGCTTGCTCCAGCGAACAACTCGCAGTTTGACCCTGACCGAAGATGGCAACCGATTTTATCAACGCTCTGAGCAAATTCTCAACGATTTGGAAGAAGCCGAACTCGAAGTCAAACAATCGCAATCAATGCCGCTCGGAACATTGCGGCTCGATCTGAGCTTTGTGTTTGGCAAAATACATATCGCTCCGGCTCTGCTGCAATTTGTCACACAATATCCAAAGCTCAATCTGAATGTTTCTTTTAACGATCGCGTGATCGATCTGATTGAGGAAGGCATTGACGCGACAGTGCGGATTGGAATGAGCAGTGATAGCCGTTTAATCATGCACCATCTGGCAACTGCACGCTACATCACTTGTGCCTCACCGCAGTATCTCGCTCAGTATGGCACGCCCACAATACCCACAGAACTTTTGCAGCATCGCTGTGTCAACTTTATCTATCCACAGACTGGGCGAGAGCCTAAATGGAAGTTTGAACAAGATGGAAAAGCGATTGACCTTTGTGTTGAGAGTTATCTGCGATTCGATAATTCAGAAGTCATTTTAGAGGCAGTCATTCAAGGAGCCGGTATAGTTCAATTTCCCAAATTTATCGCAGCCAAAGCGATCGCGCGTGGAGACCTCCAACCAATTCTTCAATCCTACGCGACCCAAGTTGGATTACCGATCTCCGTGTTGTACCCGCAAAAACGCTATCTCTGTGCTAAAGTTCGCGTCTTTGTTGAGTTTATGACAGAATTAATGGCTGCATTAAAGCGAGTTGATATTGTAGATTGA
- a CDS encoding AIPR family protein, which translates to MPKTWNLKIDNYIQANPNCIIATAHVDSFPIDLPLEPNIREPNRKSATYRQIFDSLTTEPEKFFSRHSGIVLSANKTKPVKNKTELELEVLEANEGGSDGIINGGHTVLAFEQAKNYKYDLTEARVKVTIHIGLTEELAKDIALASNTTTPVDSRSKVNARGDYKFIKQYLAQLEQKEDRKFRIAYYQNQSGAPRNAQCNVTHLLKLLYCLDRNKYNPDGNKRTKHPAGMSLPSNITDAERERLTALLHLLTHALWIEQRLYEIIQEHISNPRRKGANDLASIDIRKTTLLPDSKYSFGFGAPTDLALPIIASYRVFLDKDYKWILPFNEFAEDFLQHLWNNYFRKYLVSEKTAGNTVGTKISRNQEIWESLYISAQSYLNQHLMKMVNSSKEEESKVTQGANKRGRGKRGELNATTVTK; encoded by the coding sequence ATGCCCAAGACTTGGAATCTAAAAATAGATAACTATATTCAAGCTAACCCCAATTGCATCATCGCCACCGCCCATGTAGACTCGTTCCCTATAGACCTGCCGCTAGAACCTAACATCCGGGAACCGAACCGCAAAAGCGCGACCTACAGACAAATCTTCGACTCACTGACTACCGAACCCGAAAAATTCTTCTCTCGCCACAGTGGAATCGTTCTGTCAGCCAATAAAACTAAACCTGTCAAGAACAAAACTGAACTGGAGCTAGAAGTTTTAGAAGCTAACGAGGGTGGCAGCGACGGTATTATTAACGGGGGGCATACAGTTTTAGCATTCGAACAAGCGAAAAATTACAAATATGACCTAACCGAAGCCAGAGTAAAAGTTACGATCCACATTGGACTGACTGAAGAATTAGCCAAAGATATAGCTCTAGCAAGTAATACTACAACGCCAGTAGATTCTCGCTCCAAAGTCAACGCTAGGGGTGATTACAAATTCATCAAGCAGTATTTAGCCCAGTTAGAACAGAAAGAAGATAGAAAATTCCGCATCGCTTATTATCAAAACCAAAGCGGCGCTCCCAGAAATGCCCAGTGCAATGTCACCCACTTGCTCAAGCTCCTTTACTGCCTCGACAGAAATAAATACAATCCTGACGGCAATAAACGAACCAAACACCCAGCAGGGATGAGTCTTCCAAGTAACATCACAGACGCAGAAAGGGAAAGATTAACCGCCTTACTGCATCTCTTGACTCACGCTTTGTGGATAGAGCAAAGACTCTACGAAATAATCCAAGAACATATCAGCAACCCCAGAAGAAAGGGTGCTAACGACCTAGCATCAATAGATATACGTAAAACTACGCTTCTGCCTGATAGCAAGTATTCATTCGGGTTTGGTGCGCCAACCGACTTAGCACTACCGATAATCGCATCCTATCGGGTATTTTTGGACAAGGACTATAAATGGATTCTGCCGTTTAACGAATTCGCTGAAGATTTCCTCCAACATTTGTGGAATAACTATTTCCGCAAATACTTAGTGTCGGAGAAAACAGCCGGAAATACAGTCGGCACAAAAATCAGCCGCAATCAAGAGATTTGGGAAAGTCTTTATATCTCGGCGCAAAGTTATCTAAATCAGCACTTGATGAAAATGGTTAACTCCAGCAAGGAAGAAGAATCGAAGGTAACACAAGGTGCAAACAAGAGGGGAAGAGGGAAAAGGGGTGAACTCAACGCGACTACTGTCACTAAATAG
- a CDS encoding SpoIID/LytB domain-containing protein has protein sequence MKCQLLLKTLFTQIKVGHWWVSALLWMSLATPSEASVILRIAIERGVNQVTVGSSTTALVKDSTGHTLGQLPAMSSFYASSVPGGVALDKWQSGLFWIEPTGKGFVYIGKHWYRGRTLIVPTEKGLTAVNWVDDQEYLYSVVGGEMDTEWPPEALKAQAVAARTFAFYEREKQRNNPVYDLGDSPDHWQNYKGVINETPSTYAAVDATDKQVLTYKDSIILSVFHDCSGGHTENVEDVWGSHEPYLRAVEDYDQNVSECKWEKVFTQKEISALVSSVGNVLDMIAQTYSPFGSVKALKIVGDKATIVLRGEKVRTALKIKSTHFILTKAANGSFVLLGLGFGHALGMSQWGAYNLAKRGVNYLQILGHYYQGVALSTINPK, from the coding sequence ATGAAATGCCAATTGTTATTAAAAACTTTATTTACACAGATAAAAGTAGGTCATTGGTGGGTAAGTGCCTTATTGTGGATGAGTTTAGCTACCCCAAGTGAAGCATCTGTAATACTGCGAATAGCAATCGAGAGGGGTGTTAATCAGGTAACAGTTGGCAGTTCTACAACTGCGTTGGTTAAAGATAGTACTGGTCATACTCTCGGACAATTACCTGCAATGAGTTCATTTTATGCCTCTTCAGTTCCAGGCGGTGTGGCTTTAGATAAATGGCAGTCTGGTTTATTTTGGATTGAGCCGACAGGTAAGGGATTCGTTTACATTGGCAAACACTGGTATCGAGGTAGAACTCTTATTGTGCCAACAGAGAAAGGACTAACCGCCGTTAACTGGGTTGATGACCAAGAGTATCTCTACAGTGTTGTTGGGGGCGAAATGGATACTGAGTGGCCTCCTGAAGCTTTGAAAGCACAAGCAGTTGCCGCCCGGACTTTTGCTTTCTATGAGCGAGAAAAACAGCGCAATAATCCTGTTTACGATTTAGGTGATAGTCCAGATCACTGGCAAAATTATAAAGGAGTAATCAATGAAACTCCTAGTACTTATGCCGCCGTCGATGCAACGGATAAGCAAGTACTAACTTATAAAGACAGTATTATTCTCTCAGTTTTTCATGATTGTTCTGGAGGACATACTGAAAATGTTGAAGATGTTTGGGGAAGCCACGAGCCTTACCTACGTGCTGTTGAAGATTACGATCAAAATGTTAGCGAGTGCAAATGGGAGAAAGTTTTCACCCAAAAAGAAATTAGCGCTCTTGTTTCTAGTGTCGGCAATGTTTTAGATATGATTGCACAAACCTACTCACCTTTTGGTAGTGTTAAAGCCTTAAAAATCGTTGGTGATAAAGCAACCATTGTACTGCGTGGCGAAAAAGTACGTACAGCCCTCAAAATTAAAAGTACCCACTTTATCCTTACCAAAGCAGCAAATGGTAGTTTTGTACTTCTTGGACTTGGCTTTGGTCATGCTTTAGGTATGAGTCAATGGGGGGCATACAATTTAGCTAAAAGAGGAGTAAACTACCTGCAAATTTTAGGGCATTATTATCAGGGTGTAGCTTTAAGTACAATTAACCCTAAGTAA
- a CDS encoding DEAD/DEAH box helicase: MPVTCELRDYQHQWIKDIWNYWENGNRRVLAQLPTATGKTVCFAHISHNFFDQGKQVLVIAHRIELISQAAEKLEQIIGEPVGIIKAGVLANPDRRIQVASVQTLSRREVLDLPMNIGLLILDEAHHATALSYRRLIEHYESAQILGVTATPQRIDGQGFVDLFDDLVIGIDTAYLIESGYLSNFRLFATNQTISTLGVAKSRGDFRAKDLAVAVTSQIGVSEILENYFKYARNLRTVIFACSLEHSRALAAEFSRNYISAEHLDGKTPPQERLEILQRFRNGTTQLITNYEILTEGFDCPNIECVYCVRPTESSTLWLQMLGRVFRTYTLKPTAVIIDITDNWKKHGLPDEARKWSLLPKTISEIPEGATRTSYSKCCKGLTELW, encoded by the coding sequence ATGCCTGTTACCTGCGAACTTAGAGATTATCAACATCAGTGGATAAAAGATATTTGGAATTATTGGGAGAATGGTAATAGGCGAGTGCTTGCACAACTCCCGACAGCCACCGGGAAAACGGTGTGTTTTGCACATATTTCTCATAATTTCTTTGACCAAGGAAAGCAAGTTTTAGTCATTGCCCATCGGATTGAGTTGATATCTCAAGCTGCCGAAAAGCTAGAGCAAATTATCGGTGAACCAGTTGGGATTATCAAAGCAGGTGTTCTGGCTAATCCTGACCGAAGAATCCAAGTTGCTAGCGTTCAAACGTTAAGTAGACGAGAGGTATTGGATTTGCCAATGAACATTGGACTTTTGATATTAGACGAAGCGCATCATGCAACTGCTTTATCTTATCGGCGATTAATTGAACATTATGAAAGCGCCCAAATATTAGGTGTAACTGCCACTCCCCAGAGGATTGACGGTCAAGGTTTTGTTGATTTATTTGATGATTTGGTTATTGGCATTGACACGGCTTACTTAATTGAGTCTGGGTATTTAAGTAACTTTCGATTATTTGCAACGAATCAAACTATTTCTACTCTTGGAGTTGCAAAATCTCGTGGGGATTTTAGAGCTAAAGATTTAGCGGTTGCCGTCACTAGCCAAATTGGTGTTAGTGAAATCCTTGAGAATTACTTTAAATATGCACGAAATCTTCGTACAGTTATTTTCGCCTGTAGCTTAGAACATTCTCGTGCCCTGGCTGCGGAATTTTCTCGTAATTATATTAGTGCCGAACATTTGGATGGGAAGACTCCCCCACAAGAGAGATTAGAAATATTGCAGCGTTTTCGCAATGGTACTACCCAATTAATTACTAATTACGAAATCTTAACCGAGGGCTTTGATTGCCCTAATATTGAGTGCGTTTACTGTGTCCGTCCGACTGAAAGCTCTACTCTTTGGCTGCAAATGCTGGGGCGAGTTTTTAGAACTTACACTTTAAAACCAACTGCGGTGATTATTGATATTACCGATAATTGGAAAAAACATGGGCTTCCTGATGAAGCCCGTAAATGGAGTTTATTGCCTAAAACTATATCAGAAATACCTGAAGGGGCGACACGCACCTCATATTCCAAGTGCTGCAAAGGTTTGACCGAATTATGGTAA
- the phnC gene encoding phosphonate ABC transporter ATP-binding protein, translated as MIQLDDLSMTYKGGVIGIKPISLSFIKGQFTVILGASGSGKSTLLRCLNYLNRPTTGTVIVEGLGNLHNRKVLYEHRKRTGMIFQQHQLISRQTALGNVLVGRLAYHSTLRSFFPLPKADQYIALECLDRVGLLHKALTRVDALSGGQQQRVGIARALAQKPQLILADEPVASLDPTSAHKVLSFLRQTCQEDGISAILSLHQIDLARIYADRIIGLSQGTVVLDGKPADISAYELKQLYSDKNSPYDEGFQETINS; from the coding sequence ATGATTCAACTTGATGATCTAAGTATGACTTATAAAGGCGGAGTAATAGGGATTAAACCTATTTCTCTGAGCTTTATAAAAGGGCAATTTACTGTTATTTTGGGAGCATCTGGTTCTGGTAAATCAACTTTACTGCGTTGTCTTAACTATCTTAATCGCCCCACAACTGGTACTGTGATAGTTGAAGGATTGGGAAATCTACATAACCGTAAGGTGTTGTATGAACATCGTAAGCGCACAGGAATGATTTTTCAGCAGCATCAACTTATTAGTCGGCAAACGGCTCTTGGAAATGTATTAGTGGGTCGTTTAGCTTACCATTCAACACTCCGAAGTTTCTTTCCTTTGCCCAAAGCAGATCAGTATATTGCTTTAGAATGTTTAGATCGGGTTGGACTTTTGCATAAAGCTTTAACACGAGTGGATGCTCTTAGCGGAGGTCAACAGCAACGGGTTGGTATTGCACGCGCCTTAGCACAAAAACCACAATTGATTTTGGCCGATGAGCCTGTTGCTAGTCTCGATCCCACTAGCGCTCACAAAGTCCTCTCATTTCTGCGCCAGACTTGTCAAGAAGATGGAATTTCCGCAATCCTCAGTCTGCACCAGATCGATCTCGCAAGAATTTACGCGGATAGAATTATTGGATTATCTCAGGGAACGGTTGTCTTAGATGGTAAGCCAGCAGATATCAGTGCCTACGAATTAAAGCAACTTTATAGTGACAAAAATAGTCCTTATGATGAAGGCTTTCAGGAAACTATTAATTCCTAA
- the phnD gene encoding phosphate/phosphite/phosphonate ABC transporter substrate-binding protein — MTVLLNKRSLVSMTLIMATLIGCQSPSNQSANKQSGSGNSPVVASESADPQTLKVALLPDESPSTVIKNNEGFKKYLETKLKKHIELVVTTDYSSMIEAASNKRVDLAYFGPLSYVLAKTKSDIEPFAALKKNGKTTYQSVIVANTASGVKLLTEVKGKTVAFGDQASTSSHLIPKSMLANSGLQPGGKDYQEAFTGSHDAVALAVQNGNAQVGGLSKPIFESLIERKVIDSSKVKVIAESKEYPEYPWTMRSDLAPPLKDKIRAAFFALKDKEVLKPFKADGFGAAKDKDYDSIRDLAKILNLDIAKLQK; from the coding sequence ATGACTGTTTTACTAAACAAGCGATCGCTTGTCTCAATGACACTAATCATGGCTACCTTAATCGGTTGTCAAAGTCCCAGCAACCAATCTGCAAATAAGCAATCAGGTTCTGGCAATAGTCCAGTAGTCGCATCAGAGTCGGCTGACCCTCAAACCTTGAAAGTGGCTTTATTGCCTGATGAATCCCCTTCCACTGTAATTAAAAACAATGAAGGATTTAAAAAGTATCTTGAGACAAAGCTAAAAAAACATATTGAACTTGTCGTTACAACTGATTACTCCTCGATGATTGAGGCAGCAAGTAACAAGCGTGTTGATTTAGCTTATTTTGGGCCACTGTCTTACGTTTTGGCGAAAACAAAGAGTGATATTGAGCCATTTGCAGCTTTGAAGAAAAACGGTAAAACTACTTATCAGTCTGTAATCGTTGCTAACACAGCTAGCGGTGTCAAGTTACTGACAGAAGTCAAGGGTAAAACGGTAGCCTTTGGAGACCAAGCGTCTACTTCCAGTCATTTGATTCCTAAATCAATGCTGGCAAATAGCGGATTGCAACCCGGCGGAAAAGACTATCAAGAGGCGTTCACAGGTTCACATGATGCTGTAGCATTGGCAGTTCAAAATGGTAATGCTCAAGTTGGTGGATTGAGTAAACCCATCTTTGAATCCTTAATTGAACGCAAAGTAATTGATTCTAGTAAAGTTAAGGTGATTGCAGAGTCTAAAGAGTATCCTGAATATCCCTGGACAATGCGTTCTGATTTAGCACCGCCACTAAAAGACAAAATTCGTGCAGCCTTTTTTGCATTGAAAGATAAAGAAGTTCTTAAACCCTTCAAAGCCGATGGTTTTGGAGCCGCGAAAGATAAAGATTATGATAGCATCAGAGACTTAGCAAAAATACTTAATCTTGATATCGCCAAGTTGCAAAAGTAA
- the phnE gene encoding phosphonate ABC transporter, permease protein PhnE, with translation MVTWAIALLSIAICCFLVGLWDEKRLFDGIPSILNLLHQMLPPDFSDARNWVKPLFDTLAMSVAGTAIAIVFSMPLSLLAARNTTPHPLLFQVSRLILNGLRSVPELIMGIIFVAAVGFGALPGTLAVGFHSIGMVGKFFAEYIELVNEAPLEAARAAGANKVQVIYHGILPQVLPQMMDLTLYRWEYNFRASTVMGAVGAGGIGFELIGALRLINYREVSAVLLVILLMVILVDGFSSYLRKRLV, from the coding sequence ATAGTAACCTGGGCGATCGCACTTTTGTCCATAGCTATATGTTGCTTTCTGGTTGGACTTTGGGACGAGAAACGCCTTTTTGATGGCATTCCCAGTATCTTAAACTTGCTGCATCAAATGCTGCCTCCAGATTTTAGTGATGCCCGAAACTGGGTCAAACCTTTATTTGATACGCTAGCTATGAGTGTTGCAGGCACAGCGATCGCTATTGTTTTCTCAATGCCTCTATCCTTATTAGCGGCTCGCAATACAACTCCCCATCCGTTGTTATTTCAAGTTTCACGGCTGATTCTCAACGGCTTGCGCTCTGTGCCAGAGCTAATTATGGGTATTATCTTTGTGGCAGCCGTTGGCTTTGGGGCATTACCCGGAACCTTGGCAGTGGGATTTCACTCCATTGGCATGGTCGGTAAATTCTTTGCAGAATATATCGAACTGGTCAATGAAGCACCGCTAGAAGCAGCAAGAGCTGCTGGAGCCAACAAGGTGCAAGTAATCTATCACGGAATTTTGCCGCAGGTATTACCACAAATGATGGATCTGACCCTTTATCGATGGGAATATAACTTTCGCGCCTCCACAGTTATGGGAGCAGTAGGGGCTGGTGGTATTGGGTTTGAGCTAATTGGCGCACTTCGCCTAATCAATTATCGGGAAGTTTCAGCAGTGTTGCTAGTAATTTTGCTTATGGTAATTCTGGTTGATGGTTTTAGTAGTTATCTTAGAAAACGTTTAGTTTAG
- a CDS encoding aminotransferase class I/II-fold pyridoxal phosphate-dependent enzyme — protein MPDTTDEGKIHFISPQLLKKLDYQTPISKFYASATYMSRRTEPESLDFSLGDAHEMPLPGFVEALQRWSVAQNSSWYGYKGNIPESRVTVSASLQEKRGLSILPEDIFMTNGTLVGLAICLQIVAGEGDEVIILTPPWLGYRRMVHFTGAVPVGVPVDTSTFDINLEAIAEAITERTRAIIVNSPHNPTGKIFSARTLEGLATILAEASKLYGKVIYMISDETFSRIVFDHQSCPSPTQFYPFSFLVYGYSKTLMAPGQRIGYIALPSTMPKREEIRRVIAMLQVSAFGWCFPSVLMQYALSDLEKININMEHLQKKRDWMDSSLRGMGYQLHTPDGTFFLLVRSPWEDDCAFAELLASHDVFVLPGTPQEIPGYFRISLTASEEMISRALPKFQAAIKYAVE, from the coding sequence ATGCCGGATACGACAGATGAAGGCAAAATTCACTTCATATCACCACAGTTATTGAAGAAATTAGATTACCAAACGCCTATAAGTAAATTTTACGCTTCAGCGACCTATATGAGTCGCCGAACTGAGCCGGAAAGCCTTGATTTTTCCTTGGGTGATGCTCATGAAATGCCACTTCCAGGGTTTGTAGAAGCCCTGCAACGTTGGAGTGTAGCACAAAACTCCAGTTGGTATGGCTACAAGGGAAATATTCCCGAATCACGGGTTACTGTATCTGCATCTCTTCAGGAGAAACGTGGACTTTCTATATTGCCTGAAGATATTTTTATGACTAATGGGACTCTAGTCGGTTTGGCGATTTGTCTGCAAATAGTAGCTGGGGAAGGGGATGAGGTAATTATTTTGACTCCACCGTGGTTAGGTTATAGGCGTATGGTGCATTTTACAGGTGCGGTTCCAGTGGGTGTGCCTGTAGATACCAGCACCTTCGATATAAATTTGGAGGCGATCGCTGAAGCAATTACCGAACGAACTCGAGCAATAATTGTTAATTCACCTCACAACCCTACAGGTAAGATTTTTTCAGCTAGGACTCTAGAGGGTTTGGCAACTATACTAGCTGAGGCTTCTAAATTGTACGGCAAGGTGATTTACATGATTTCTGATGAAACCTTCAGCCGCATTGTTTTTGATCACCAATCTTGTCCCAGCCCGACCCAGTTTTACCCATTTTCTTTCTTGGTATATGGTTACAGTAAAACCTTAATGGCTCCCGGTCAACGTATCGGATATATCGCTCTTCCTTCCACTATGCCCAAGCGGGAAGAAATAAGGCGAGTAATCGCTATGTTACAAGTAAGTGCTTTTGGTTGGTGTTTTCCTAGCGTACTAATGCAATATGCCCTAAGCGACTTGGAAAAAATAAACATAAATATGGAGCATTTACAAAAAAAGCGAGATTGGATGGATTCGTCGCTGCGAGGCATGGGTTATCAACTGCATACCCCCGATGGAACATTCTTTTTGTTGGTGCGATCTCCTTGGGAAGATGACTGTGCTTTTGCGGAACTACTGGCAAGTCACGATGTATTTGTTTTACCAGGTACACCCCAGGAAATACCCGGTTACTTTCGGATTTCCCTTACTGCCAGCGAAGAAATGATTTCTCGTGCCTTACCCAAATTTCAAGCAGCGATAAAATACGCTGTTGAATAA
- a CDS encoding HAD-IIIA family hydrolase, whose protein sequence is MPAIFLDKDGTLIENVPNNVDPQLIEMKIGAIEGLQILSKAGYKLIVITNQSGVARDYFPESALAGVEARLNEILEKAQHTIRII, encoded by the coding sequence ATGCCGGCGATATTTCTAGATAAAGATGGCACTTTAATCGAAAATGTACCAAACAATGTTGATCCGCAATTAATCGAAATGAAAATCGGTGCTATTGAAGGATTACAAATACTTAGCAAAGCTGGATATAAATTAATTGTGATTACTAACCAGTCGGGAGTAGCACGGGATTATTTCCCAGAATCTGCCTTGGCGGGAGTGGAAGCGCGATTGAATGAAATATTAGAAAAAGCGCAGCATACCATCAGAATTATATAG